One genomic segment of Paenibacillus durus includes these proteins:
- the polA gene encoding DNA polymerase I, with translation MDKLILIDGNNVIYRAFFAMPPLTNTAGQQTNAVYGFTTMLLRLIEEHKPTHLIVAFDAGKVTFRHEGYQEYKGGRQKTPPELSEQFPLLKGLLSDLGVPQFEIENYEADDIIGSISRQADEAGRQVMIVSGDKDMLQLASEHTTIALIRKGVTDIELYGPKQIRDKYDLTPQQIIDLKGLMGDASDNIPGVPGVGEKTALKLLAQFGSVEGVIAGTGELKGKMKEKLEAHADDAIMSKKLATIYREVPLTHSWEDLAFHGLKKDTAGPALAKLEFKSLLERLSLSGSAPVNEESSSKAVQLDIVIAGEPELEELTAALTDVKALHVETNGENPHRAEVIGLALSLLERHYFVPFELLKSGAAAGLRDWLADEHAPKNGYDLHRADLALHWQGIPFAGAAHDVQLAAYLLDPTEANQNLSDLVAKYGLPRLAPDEEVFGKGAKYKVPELDILGAHVASKSASVLGLVPKQEQDLTETAMSGLFHDLEMPLSRILADMEKQGIAVNMDGLKELGREFESTISGLVEQIYEIAGTEFNLNSTKQLGEILFDKLGLPVIKKTKTGYSTDAEVLEKLEPYHEIVQKILQYRTLAKLQSTYVEGLLKEIAPSTGKVHTFYRQTIAATGRLSSQFPNLQNIPIRLEEGRKIRKVFVPSEPGWSILAADYSQIELRVLAHISDDARLKEAFLHDMDIHTKTAMDVFGVPAEAVDGNMRRSAKAVNFGIVYGISDYGLSQNLNITRKEAGRFIEQYFEVFQGVRRYMDEIVREARKAGYVTTLLERRRYLPEINASNFNLRSFAERTAMNTPIQGTAADIIKLAMIHMDRALFERKLKSRMLLQVHDELVFEVPEDELETMKKLVPEVMEGALKLSVPLKAEVSYGSNWYEAK, from the coding sequence ATGGACAAGCTGATTCTTATAGATGGAAATAATGTCATTTACCGTGCATTCTTCGCCATGCCTCCCCTGACTAATACAGCAGGGCAGCAGACCAACGCCGTGTACGGCTTTACTACAATGCTGCTTCGGCTGATTGAGGAGCATAAACCGACGCATCTGATCGTCGCGTTCGACGCGGGGAAGGTCACCTTCCGGCACGAAGGTTACCAGGAGTACAAGGGGGGCCGTCAGAAGACGCCGCCCGAGTTGTCGGAGCAGTTCCCGCTCCTCAAAGGTCTGCTTAGCGACCTGGGCGTGCCGCAGTTTGAGATTGAGAACTATGAAGCGGATGATATTATCGGCAGTATCTCCCGGCAGGCGGACGAAGCGGGACGCCAGGTGATGATCGTATCGGGGGATAAGGACATGCTGCAGCTGGCGTCGGAGCATACGACCATTGCGCTGATTCGCAAGGGTGTCACCGATATCGAGCTGTATGGACCGAAGCAGATCCGTGATAAGTACGATTTGACGCCGCAGCAGATCATCGACCTCAAAGGGCTGATGGGCGATGCGAGCGACAATATTCCCGGCGTACCGGGTGTCGGCGAGAAGACTGCCCTCAAGCTGCTTGCCCAGTTCGGCTCCGTAGAGGGAGTGATCGCGGGAACAGGCGAGCTGAAGGGCAAGATGAAGGAGAAGCTGGAGGCGCATGCCGACGACGCCATTATGAGCAAAAAGCTGGCGACCATATACCGTGAGGTTCCGCTGACACATTCCTGGGAGGATTTGGCTTTCCATGGTCTCAAGAAAGACACAGCCGGACCTGCGCTGGCGAAGCTGGAATTCAAGTCACTGCTCGAGCGCCTTTCCTTGAGCGGGAGCGCCCCCGTGAACGAAGAGTCGTCCTCCAAAGCGGTGCAGCTTGACATCGTCATTGCTGGTGAGCCGGAGCTTGAAGAGCTTACGGCCGCGCTGACGGATGTGAAGGCGCTGCATGTGGAGACGAACGGCGAGAACCCGCACCGGGCCGAGGTAATCGGCCTGGCGCTATCGCTGCTGGAGCGGCATTATTTTGTGCCGTTCGAGCTGCTGAAGAGCGGCGCCGCGGCGGGCTTGCGCGATTGGCTGGCCGACGAGCATGCGCCGAAGAACGGCTACGACCTGCACCGCGCGGACTTGGCGCTGCACTGGCAGGGCATCCCCTTCGCCGGGGCGGCGCATGATGTGCAGCTCGCAGCATATCTGCTCGACCCGACCGAGGCCAACCAGAACCTCAGCGACCTTGTCGCCAAATACGGCCTGCCGCGCCTTGCGCCGGACGAAGAAGTATTTGGCAAGGGAGCCAAATACAAAGTGCCGGAGCTGGACATTCTGGGCGCGCATGTCGCCTCGAAGAGCGCGTCTGTGCTTGGCCTTGTACCGAAGCAGGAGCAGGATCTGACCGAAACAGCCATGTCCGGGCTGTTCCACGATCTGGAAATGCCGCTTTCGCGCATTTTGGCCGACATGGAGAAACAGGGGATTGCCGTCAATATGGACGGTCTCAAGGAGCTGGGCCGGGAATTTGAGAGCACGATCTCGGGCCTCGTTGAGCAAATCTATGAAATCGCGGGCACGGAATTCAATTTGAATTCGACGAAGCAGCTTGGTGAGATTTTATTCGATAAGCTTGGACTTCCTGTTATCAAGAAGACAAAGACCGGCTATTCCACCGATGCTGAGGTGCTGGAGAAGCTGGAGCCTTACCATGAAATCGTACAAAAGATTTTGCAGTACCGCACGCTCGCGAAGCTGCAGTCCACTTACGTGGAAGGGCTGCTGAAGGAAATTGCCCCGTCGACGGGCAAGGTGCACACCTTCTACCGTCAGACGATTGCGGCGACCGGACGGCTGAGCAGCCAGTTCCCGAACTTGCAGAACATCCCGATCCGGCTGGAGGAAGGCCGCAAAATCCGTAAAGTATTCGTGCCCTCCGAGCCAGGCTGGTCGATTCTGGCGGCCGACTATTCGCAGATTGAGCTGCGGGTGCTTGCGCATATTTCGGACGACGCAAGGCTGAAGGAAGCCTTTTTGCATGATATGGATATTCATACCAAGACGGCCATGGACGTATTCGGCGTTCCTGCCGAAGCGGTCGACGGCAACATGCGGCGCTCTGCCAAAGCGGTCAATTTCGGTATCGTATACGGTATCAGCGATTATGGCCTTTCCCAGAACCTGAATATTACGCGGAAGGAAGCCGGAAGGTTCATCGAGCAGTATTTCGAGGTGTTCCAGGGCGTACGCCGATATATGGACGAGATTGTCCGCGAAGCGCGCAAAGCGGGCTACGTCACTACGCTGCTGGAACGCCGACGTTATCTGCCGGAGATCAATGCGAGCAACTTTAATCTGCGTTCTTTTGCCGAGCGGACGGCGATGAATACACCGATTCAGGGAACCGCAGCCGATATTATCAAGCTGGCGATGATCCATATGGACCGGGCCCTGTTCGAGCGTAAGCTGAAGAGCCGCATGCTGCTTCAGGTGCATGACGAATTAGTGTTCGAGGTGCCGGAGGACGAGCTGGAAACGATGAAAAAGCTCGTGCCTGAAGTTATGGAAGGCGCGCTGAAGCTGTCGGTTCCGCTCAAGGCGGAGGTAAGTTATGGAAGTAACTGGTATGAAGCAAAATAA
- a CDS encoding response regulator transcription factor, with protein MAQRLLVIEDEPTLARLLSYNLTQEGYEVAHEDHGTAGYDRAVREHFDLIVLDLMLPGMNGIDILDKLRGQGITTPIIVLTAKNTEEDVVRGLKSGADDYMTKPFGVSELLARVSAVLRRISGISEEPQPRTAENDSTIILGQLEIYPERYEVTLGGQSINLRPKEFEVLLYLARKPGVVLTRDDLMNAVWGFDYIGGQRTVDVHVSSLRKKLELDPESVHIDSIRGVGYKLVVNKKRTPVV; from the coding sequence ATGGCACAACGATTGCTTGTCATCGAAGACGAACCGACTTTGGCCCGGCTGCTGTCTTACAATCTGACGCAGGAAGGGTATGAGGTGGCACATGAGGATCACGGAACGGCAGGCTATGACCGGGCAGTCAGGGAGCATTTTGATTTGATTGTGCTGGATCTCATGCTGCCGGGGATGAACGGGATTGATATTTTGGATAAACTGCGCGGTCAGGGGATTACAACGCCCATCATCGTGCTGACGGCCAAGAATACCGAAGAAGATGTCGTCCGCGGGTTGAAATCGGGAGCGGATGATTACATGACGAAGCCTTTCGGCGTATCGGAACTGCTTGCCAGAGTCAGCGCCGTACTCCGCCGTATCTCGGGTATATCGGAAGAACCGCAGCCCAGAACCGCAGAGAATGATTCCACCATTATTTTGGGTCAGCTTGAAATTTATCCTGAACGATACGAGGTGACTTTGGGCGGACAGAGCATTAATCTTCGTCCGAAGGAATTTGAAGTGCTGCTGTATTTGGCCCGCAAACCGGGCGTTGTATTGACGAGAGATGATTTGATGAACGCCGTTTGGGGGTTCGATTACATCGGCGGGCAGCGCACGGTGGATGTTCATGTCAGTTCGCTGCGCAAGAAGCTGGAACTGGACCCCGAGTCGGTCCATATCGACTCTATCCGAGGAGTCGGCTACAAGCTGGTTGTTAACAAAAAAAGAACTCCGGTCGTTTAA
- the phoU gene encoding phosphate signaling complex protein PhoU, which translates to MIRRVELDKNLEELRNLLRQMAEHVIDALEGAVLSLQKLDTSRAQEIVQADVHLNELEEKIMDIGSRLIVTQQPVAKDLRRIIVAFRISSDLERMGDLALDVAKVTLRIQGQDLIKPLVDIPRMAEIVTLMTSEAITAYLDENTDLAHKMAMDDDQVDHLYSSMINDLYTYMSEKSESVSQAMLLTLVGRYIERIADHATNIGESVVYLVTGKRPDLNM; encoded by the coding sequence ATGATTCGAAGAGTGGAATTAGATAAAAATCTTGAGGAACTGCGGAATCTGCTGCGGCAGATGGCTGAGCATGTCATTGACGCGCTCGAAGGAGCCGTGCTTTCCTTGCAGAAGCTTGATACATCCAGGGCACAAGAAATTGTGCAGGCTGATGTTCATCTTAATGAATTGGAAGAAAAGATTATGGATATCGGTTCGCGTCTAATCGTCACGCAGCAGCCGGTAGCCAAGGATTTACGCAGAATAATCGTTGCTTTTAGAATATCGAGCGATCTTGAGCGGATGGGCGATTTAGCGCTGGATGTGGCTAAGGTGACTCTCCGTATCCAAGGCCAGGATCTGATCAAACCGCTGGTTGACATTCCCCGTATGGCTGAAATTGTTACACTCATGACCAGTGAAGCCATTACCGCCTATCTGGACGAGAATACGGATCTGGCGCATAAAATGGCAATGGACGACGATCAGGTCGATCATTTGTACAGCTCTATGATCAATGATTTGTATACCTATATGAGTGAGAAGTCCGAATCGGTCTCTCAGGCGATGCTGCTTACGCTGGTTGGGCGGTACATCGAGCGGATCGCCGATCATGCGACCAACATTGGGGAAAGCGTTGTTTACTTGGTAACAGGTAAACGTCCGGATTTAAATATGTAG
- the pstB gene encoding phosphate ABC transporter ATP-binding protein PstB: MKSVIDIEKKTIIDIEKLDLYYESFHALKGMDLQIPEKAVTAFIGPSGCGKSTLLRTLNRMNDMIPGTRIEGKVLIGGKDIYGGDVEVESLRKQVGMVFQQPNPFPKSIYDNVAYGPRLHGKPPKAELDELVEQSLRQAALWDEVKDFLKKSALSLSGGQQQRLCIARALAVQPDILLMDEATSALDPVSTQKIEELVQELRDRYTIVMVTHNMHQAARVSGRTVFFLNGVIVEAADTEQLFSNPKDSRTEDYISGRFG, translated from the coding sequence ATGAAGTCCGTCATTGACATAGAGAAGAAGACCATCATTGATATAGAAAAGCTGGATCTCTACTACGAGTCCTTTCATGCGCTTAAAGGCATGGATTTGCAAATTCCGGAGAAGGCGGTTACCGCGTTTATCGGGCCGTCCGGCTGCGGTAAATCGACGCTGCTGCGCACCTTGAACCGGATGAACGATATGATCCCGGGAACGCGGATCGAAGGAAAGGTTCTGATCGGCGGCAAGGATATTTACGGCGGCGATGTAGAAGTGGAGAGCTTGCGCAAGCAAGTGGGGATGGTTTTTCAGCAGCCGAATCCTTTTCCAAAATCGATATACGATAATGTTGCTTACGGCCCGAGACTGCATGGCAAGCCTCCCAAAGCCGAGCTCGACGAGCTGGTGGAGCAAAGTCTGCGCCAAGCAGCTCTTTGGGACGAAGTGAAGGACTTTCTGAAGAAATCGGCGCTTAGTCTGTCCGGCGGACAGCAGCAGCGGCTCTGTATTGCCAGAGCCCTTGCCGTGCAACCTGATATTCTGCTGATGGACGAAGCAACTTCCGCGCTTGATCCGGTATCGACACAGAAGATCGAAGAGCTTGTTCAGGAACTGCGGGACCGGTATACGATTGTGATGGTTACGCACAATATGCATCAAGCCGCTCGAGTTTCGGGCAGAACGGTGTTCTTTCTGAACGGCGTGATTGTCGAGGCGGCGGATACGGAGCAGTTATTCTCGAATCCTAAAGATTCGCGCACCGAAGATTACATTTCCGGCAGATTCGGCTAA
- the pnpS gene encoding two-component system histidine kinase PnpS: MKPFRVRLSLILMTLIGISMIGAGFTMAHLFKNSHVAALEDHMSREINLLVGTMEFRDMNAPDAINYYTGQAKSIGKLTNSRVTFITQEGKVIGDSERNPQLMDNHSNRQEEIIAAKDGIGRAIRYSDTMKKNMLYVAQKVSSQNGNFNGYIRLSLSLDSVEQGVNRAWTIMAGGLVLLFIAAAIVSYRVSLSFTSPLEQITRVARRITDLDYDARVSLNRRDEIGQLATAINVMADSLQTQLRTIRDNENLLQSVLDNMTGGILLVNDRGEIALLNKAAEKMLDVNAEDLVGRSFRELKRHYELTRILEDGLFRREPVHEERSFYNSGERIMRLDGVPMTQDDSYQGMLFLLQEVTEIRRLERMRSEFVANVSHELKTPVAAVKGFAETLLGGGVKDEKTANSFLQIIYDENERLNRLIGDILELSKIESKRVQLECSPVHLATFFDSLLGTMSKVAEKKSISLSAEVPEELFIEADEDKLRQIFLNLLSNAISYTHEGGNVKVRAMNRQKKDGTETVVFTVTDTGMGIPRKDLPRIFERFYRVDKARSRSSGGTGLGLSIVKHLMDLHRGVISVESDLGIGTTFTLELPLLQENEI; the protein is encoded by the coding sequence ATGAAACCATTTCGAGTCCGTCTTTCGTTAATACTAATGACTTTGATCGGAATTTCCATGATTGGAGCGGGCTTCACGATGGCGCATCTGTTCAAGAATTCCCATGTTGCAGCGCTTGAAGATCATATGTCCCGGGAAATAAATCTGCTCGTGGGCACGATGGAATTCCGCGATATGAACGCTCCGGATGCGATTAATTATTATACCGGACAGGCCAAAAGTATTGGTAAACTCACGAATTCGAGGGTTACCTTTATTACACAAGAGGGAAAAGTAATTGGAGATTCGGAGAGGAATCCGCAGTTAATGGACAATCACTCCAATCGTCAAGAAGAGATTATTGCGGCAAAAGACGGGATTGGCCGGGCAATCCGATACAGTGACACGATGAAGAAAAATATGCTATATGTTGCCCAGAAGGTATCCTCACAGAACGGAAACTTCAACGGATATATCCGCCTGTCCCTGTCCCTTGACAGTGTCGAACAAGGAGTGAACAGGGCTTGGACGATTATGGCGGGCGGACTTGTGCTGCTGTTCATAGCGGCGGCTATTGTCAGCTATCGTGTCTCCCTCAGCTTCACATCGCCACTGGAGCAGATCACCCGTGTGGCCCGCCGGATTACCGATCTTGATTACGACGCTCGGGTATCCCTGAACCGAAGGGATGAAATCGGCCAGCTGGCGACCGCGATCAATGTGATGGCGGACAGTCTGCAGACCCAGCTGCGCACGATACGCGATAATGAGAACCTGCTGCAGAGCGTGCTTGATAATATGACCGGCGGCATCTTGCTAGTGAATGATCGGGGAGAAATCGCCCTGCTCAACAAGGCGGCTGAGAAGATGCTGGACGTGAATGCGGAGGACTTGGTCGGCCGCTCCTTCCGTGAATTGAAGCGCCACTACGAGCTGACCCGTATTTTGGAGGACGGATTATTCCGCCGGGAGCCGGTGCATGAGGAGCGGAGCTTCTACAATTCGGGAGAGCGAATCATGCGCCTGGACGGGGTGCCGATGACGCAGGACGATTCTTATCAAGGCATGCTGTTCCTGCTTCAAGAGGTAACGGAAATTCGAAGGCTGGAGAGAATGCGCAGCGAGTTCGTTGCCAATGTCTCGCATGAGCTCAAGACGCCGGTCGCGGCGGTCAAGGGATTCGCGGAGACGCTGCTTGGTGGCGGGGTGAAGGATGAGAAGACGGCGAACTCTTTTTTACAAATCATATATGATGAGAACGAAAGGCTGAACCGCTTGATCGGCGATATTCTGGAATTGTCCAAAATCGAGTCCAAACGAGTCCAGTTGGAATGTTCTCCGGTCCACCTGGCAACCTTCTTCGATTCGCTGCTTGGAACGATGAGTAAGGTAGCGGAGAAGAAAAGCATCAGCCTGAGCGCGGAGGTGCCGGAAGAGCTCTTCATTGAAGCCGATGAGGACAAGCTGCGGCAGATTTTCCTCAACCTGCTTTCGAATGCGATCAGTTACACGCATGAAGGCGGCAATGTCAAGGTGAGGGCGATGAACCGGCAGAAAAAAGACGGAACGGAAACGGTTGTATTCACCGTCACAGATACCGGGATGGGAATCCCCCGCAAGGACCTGCCGCGTATTTTTGAACGATTTTACCGGGTGGACAAAGCGAGATCGCGGAGTTCAGGCGGAACTGGACTCGGATTGTCGATTGTCAAGCATCTGATGGATTTGCATCGAGGCGTTATTTCTGTAGAAAGCGATCTCGGTATCGGAACCACATTCACCCTGGAGCTGCCGCTGCTGCAGGAGAATGAAATCTGA
- the thiH gene encoding 2-iminoacetate synthase ThiH, with protein MSFFESLTNLERIPFKELWKKYTKDDVMRALAKEKLDKEDLLALLSPAAGHHLEEMAQKAQRITRSHFGYAVQLFTPMYVADYCVNHCTYCSFSAIHDFPRKKLSLEEVEAEAAAIASSGLRHILLLTGESRKDSPVGYVKDCVKVLGKYFSSISIEVNPLSMEEYKELADAGVDGLTLFQEVYHQETYRKLHVKGPKRNFRARLDAPERGCQAGFRSVNIGALLGLYDWRQEAFMTAMHASYLQDRYPGCEISLSPPRFRPYLGSFNPESDVTDRALVQIILAYRLFLPRSGITLSTREPAELRDRLVHLGVTKMSAGVSTEVGGHTSDGGTPQFEISDSRSVPEIRDMLYGSGLQPVFKDWDILAESSVR; from the coding sequence TTGAGCTTTTTTGAGTCGCTGACGAACTTGGAGCGTATTCCCTTTAAGGAATTGTGGAAAAAGTACACGAAGGACGATGTCATGCGGGCGCTGGCCAAGGAGAAGCTGGATAAGGAAGATCTGCTTGCCTTGCTGTCACCGGCCGCCGGCCACCATTTGGAAGAAATGGCGCAAAAAGCGCAGCGCATCACCCGCTCGCATTTCGGCTATGCCGTTCAGCTGTTCACGCCAATGTATGTAGCGGATTATTGCGTCAACCACTGTACGTACTGCAGCTTTAGCGCCATTCATGATTTTCCGCGCAAGAAGCTGTCGTTGGAAGAAGTTGAAGCGGAAGCGGCGGCAATTGCCTCTAGCGGACTACGCCATATTCTGCTGCTGACAGGGGAATCGCGCAAAGACTCTCCGGTCGGTTACGTTAAAGATTGCGTAAAGGTGCTCGGAAAGTATTTCTCTTCCATCAGCATCGAGGTCAATCCGCTGTCGATGGAGGAATACAAAGAATTGGCCGATGCGGGCGTGGACGGATTAACTCTATTTCAGGAGGTGTACCACCAGGAGACGTACCGCAAGCTGCATGTTAAAGGCCCGAAGCGCAATTTCCGGGCCCGCCTGGATGCTCCGGAGCGCGGCTGTCAAGCAGGCTTCCGCTCCGTCAACATCGGCGCGCTGCTCGGCTTGTACGATTGGCGGCAGGAAGCGTTCATGACGGCGATGCACGCAAGTTATCTTCAGGACCGTTATCCTGGCTGTGAGATTAGCCTGTCTCCCCCGCGTTTCCGTCCCTATCTCGGAAGCTTTAACCCCGAATCGGACGTGACCGACCGCGCGCTGGTACAGATTATACTGGCGTACCGGCTGTTCCTGCCCCGTTCCGGCATTACTTTGTCCACAAGAGAACCCGCTGAATTGCGGGACCGCCTTGTGCACTTGGGGGTAACCAAAATGTCGGCAGGCGTCTCGACAGAGGTGGGCGGGCATACCAGTGACGGCGGAACGCCGCAGTTTGAAATATCCGACAGCCGAAGCGTGCCGGAAATCAGGGATATGCTGTACGGCAGCGGGCTTCAGCCGGTGTTCAAAGACTGGGATATTCTTGCCGAAAGTTCCGTGCGCTGA
- a CDS encoding methyl-accepting chemotaxis protein, with translation MGSLTTVEEERGKLSGGGTDISEGAAAKDKLTIKRQEIGRNEHLLRQKRKAAQTGALSLDAVHPDAARTKASRTQDPPSAATAKFAREAASAPPSAISLEDYCISVPEIDLHLECLEALAVFRDNLNAPCLVVRDEEDRPAGLLMRDYFHRKLSGRFSAELFYSRPAARFADKDALVVESSAPPSELIARALRRKEEQFYDCVIVTENGKLKGVLTVRDLMALSGRLQERAEQERRLAVEGSCDHVGEMESALQEAASAAETARAECSRMEQWIGAGSGKLGHVHTSYLRVEERISEQRSQVEELLKNVTESASLTGEIDGIAATSELLALNASIEAAHAGEQGRGFQVVADEVRNLARHTRLLTASISSLLGTIGDQAARTAELTGAAADDIGGSAEEIAAAKRLFASLQTAVYTVEKADEAACRLVRQSADRALEVKGKLLTMSDFTER, from the coding sequence TTGGGTTCACTCACAACGGTTGAGGAAGAGAGAGGCAAGCTGAGCGGAGGAGGGACGGACATAAGCGAAGGTGCGGCGGCAAAAGACAAGCTTACAATAAAACGCCAGGAAATCGGGCGGAATGAACATCTGCTCAGGCAAAAAAGGAAGGCGGCGCAGACGGGTGCCTTGTCATTAGACGCAGTACATCCCGATGCAGCGCGGACGAAAGCTTCACGGACCCAAGACCCACCTTCCGCGGCCACTGCAAAGTTCGCAAGGGAGGCGGCATCAGCGCCACCTTCCGCCATATCGCTTGAGGATTACTGCATCAGCGTTCCGGAGATCGACCTGCATCTTGAGTGCCTGGAGGCGCTGGCGGTATTTCGCGACAACTTGAATGCTCCATGCCTGGTCGTCAGGGACGAAGAGGATCGGCCAGCCGGTCTTCTAATGCGGGATTATTTTCACCGCAAGCTGTCAGGCAGATTCTCGGCGGAGCTGTTCTATTCACGTCCGGCAGCCCGTTTTGCCGATAAAGATGCGCTTGTGGTGGAGTCTTCGGCTCCCCCTTCCGAATTGATCGCTAGGGCCTTGCGGCGGAAGGAAGAGCAATTCTACGACTGCGTTATCGTCACCGAGAATGGGAAGCTGAAGGGCGTATTGACGGTGAGAGATCTGATGGCGCTCTCCGGACGGCTTCAGGAGCGGGCGGAGCAGGAACGCCGCCTTGCCGTAGAAGGAAGCTGCGACCACGTCGGCGAGATGGAGTCGGCGCTGCAGGAAGCCGCGTCTGCTGCCGAAACGGCCCGTGCAGAGTGCAGCCGTATGGAGCAGTGGATTGGCGCCGGCTCCGGGAAGCTGGGTCATGTACATACTTCGTATTTACGGGTTGAGGAGCGAATCTCCGAGCAGCGCAGCCAGGTTGAGGAGCTGCTGAAGAATGTGACGGAGAGCGCTTCTTTGACGGGAGAGATTGACGGAATTGCCGCAACCAGCGAACTGCTTGCGCTGAACGCCTCCATTGAGGCCGCCCACGCCGGTGAACAAGGACGGGGCTTTCAAGTCGTGGCTGATGAGGTGCGTAACCTTGCCCGTCATACCCGGCTGTTGACAGCAAGCATTTCTTCGCTGCTTGGAACCATTGGGGATCAGGCTGCCCGCACCGCAGAGCTCACTGGAGCCGCTGCAGACGATATTGGCGGCAGTGCGGAAGAAATAGCGGCCGCGAAGCGGCTCTTCGCAAGCCTCCAAACGGCAGTTTACACAGTGGAGAAGGCGGACGAAGCCGCCTGCCGGCTCGTCCGTCAGAGTGCAGACCGGGCTCTGGAGGTCAAAGGAAAGCTGCTCACGATGAGTGATTTTACAGAGCGTTAA
- a CDS encoding fumarate hydratase, with protein MRKFEDSVYDLIVETSTNLPGDVRRAIAAGRALEDKDTRSGLALATIAQNIGMAELQVSPICQDTGMPTFVIHTPIGVNQLEMKRDIRQAVVRATRDGKLRPNSVDSLTGGNSGDNLGEGTPVIHFEQWEEEHVDVRLILKGGGCENKNIQYSLPAELEGLGKAGRDLDGIRKCILHAVYQAQGQGCSAGFIGVGIGGDRTSGYELAKKQLFRKADDMNPIPELLELENYIMENANKLGIGTMGFGGEVTLLGCKVGVMNRLPASFFVSVAYNCWAFRRQGVLIDTATGDIREWLYERGSGITVGAVAAKTPPDMDTPEAENSGERAVQPAAAESSAAVGADTAGGAREIRLTTPISEEDIRRLRVGDVVILSGEMHTGRDALHKYLIDHESPVDLSGAVIYHCGPVMLKDEEGWHVKAAGPTTSIREEPYQGDIIKKFGIRAVIGKGGMGAGTLQALHDHGGVYLNAIGGAAQYYAECIKKVNGVDFLEFGIPEAMWHLTIDGFAAIVTMDSHGNSLHADVEKDSASKLALFREAVFK; from the coding sequence ATGCGGAAGTTCGAAGACAGTGTGTATGATCTGATCGTTGAGACCTCCACCAACTTGCCTGGCGACGTTCGCCGGGCGATAGCTGCGGGACGGGCGCTCGAAGATAAAGATACACGTTCGGGACTGGCCCTTGCTACAATTGCGCAAAATATCGGCATGGCCGAGCTTCAGGTCTCCCCTATATGCCAAGATACGGGCATGCCTACTTTTGTCATACATACGCCGATAGGCGTGAATCAGCTCGAAATGAAGCGTGATATCCGTCAAGCCGTTGTCCGGGCGACCCGGGACGGCAAGCTGCGGCCCAACTCTGTCGATTCGCTCACAGGCGGGAATAGCGGCGACAATCTTGGCGAAGGCACACCGGTCATTCATTTCGAGCAGTGGGAAGAAGAGCATGTTGATGTGCGGCTCATCCTCAAGGGAGGCGGCTGCGAGAACAAGAACATACAGTACAGCCTTCCTGCCGAGCTGGAAGGACTGGGTAAAGCCGGACGCGATCTTGACGGTATCCGCAAATGCATTCTTCATGCTGTCTATCAGGCTCAGGGGCAGGGCTGCAGCGCGGGATTTATCGGAGTAGGTATTGGCGGAGACCGGACTTCCGGATATGAGCTGGCGAAGAAGCAGCTGTTTCGCAAGGCGGATGATATGAATCCGATCCCGGAGCTGCTTGAGCTGGAAAATTATATTATGGAGAATGCCAATAAGCTCGGCATCGGCACTATGGGCTTCGGGGGAGAAGTGACTCTGCTCGGCTGTAAAGTTGGGGTGATGAATCGGCTTCCTGCGAGCTTCTTCGTTTCTGTCGCCTACAACTGCTGGGCGTTCCGCCGCCAAGGCGTACTGATCGACACCGCTACCGGGGATATCCGGGAGTGGCTGTATGAGCGGGGCTCCGGCATTACCGTAGGAGCGGTCGCAGCGAAAACGCCGCCAGATATGGATACTCCGGAAGCCGAAAACTCCGGCGAACGGGCCGTCCAACCCGCGGCTGCCGAAAGTTCTGCTGCGGTTGGCGCAGATACGGCAGGCGGTGCAAGGGAGATCCGACTGACGACGCCGATTAGCGAGGAAGATATACGCCGCTTGCGTGTCGGCGATGTGGTCATCCTGTCGGGCGAAATGCACACCGGCCGCGACGCTCTGCATAAGTATTTAATCGACCATGAGTCTCCGGTTGATCTAAGCGGGGCGGTCATTTACCACTGTGGTCCCGTCATGCTTAAAGATGAGGAGGGCTGGCATGTGAAGGCGGCCGGGCCGACGACGAGCATCCGCGAGGAGCCGTACCAGGGCGACATCATCAAGAAATTCGGCATCCGGGCCGTCATCGGCAAGGGCGGCATGGGGGCGGGGACGCTACAGGCGCTCCATGATCATGGCGGCGTTTATCTGAATGCGATAGGCGGAGCGGCGCAGTATTACGCCGAATGCATCAAGAAAGTGAACGGCGTCGATTTTCTCGAATTCGGCATCCCCGAGGCGATGTGGCATTTGACGATAGACGGATTTGCGGCGATTGTGACCATGGATTCCCACGGCAACAGCCTGCATGCCGACGTTGAGAAAGACTCCGCCAGTAAATTGGCGTTATTCCGTGAAGCGGTGTTTAAGTAA